Below is a window of Moorella thermoacetica DNA.
CATGGCGCAAAAGATCTATAACCCGCACCCGGCCTGCCGACCATTGCCAACTATTTTAAAACTAATATCAATTCCGTCCAGTGGGTTACCTCCGTCTACCTGTTGACCATGTCCGCCCTGCTCTTGATCTTCGGTATCATGGCAGACGCTTACGGCCGCCGCCGTATTTATAACGCCGGTTACTTTGTCATCACCATTTTCACCCTCTTTTGCGCCTTTGCCACCAGCATCGGGATGCTCATCTTTTTCCGGGTGTTACAGGCTGTAGGCGGGTCGCGATAACAGCCTGTTTTTGATTTTTTACGAACGCCGCCGCGCCAATGCCATACTTGATTTCCAGCTCTTTAACAACTGAACCTTTACCTCGTCGATCATAGCTGCCCTGGTATCTTTTATTACCATGTACTCGCCGACTGTTTTGATACCCTTTTTCTACCAGAAAGTGCTGGGCTTTACTCCCCAGAAGGCCGGTTTCTTAATGATGGCTTTCCTGGCGGCCATGGCCATTACCGCCTCTTTCAGCGGCTGGCTTTCCGATAAAATCGGTTATGTACTCTTAACCACCAGCGGGCTGGTATTGAACGGCCTGGCCCTGGTGGCCCTGGCCAACATCAACCTGCAAACGCCCTTAACCTTGATAATCATTTATATCGCCGTTATGGGCACCTCCCTGGGGATGTTCCAATCCCCGAACAATAGCTGCGTTACGGGCAGCGTGCCTAAGAACAAACTTGGTGCCGCCACGGGTATCAGCCAGTTAATCAAGAATTTAGGTATGGTCATCGGTATAACTTTTTCCGTAGCCATCTTCAGTTCGCGAATGGCCGGCATGCCCGTTGAATACAACCAGGCGTTTGTCAAAAGTATGGGTTTTGTCTATTACCTGGCAGCCGTTTTAAGTTTTGCCGGGGCCGTTATTTCCTCCCGGCGTAGTAAATAAATTACTTCAAAGGTAGGACAATCATGACGCAACAGGAAAATTGGTACCTGCCCTACATGGATAAAAAAGTAAAGGGCATTGAAGTGGTGGAACGCCCGGCACCGGTGGCTGTTTTTTACTGTGCCGGGGCCTCAAATGTGGGCCAGAATACGGTGTTGGGCAGTTCTACCTAAAATTTATTGAACCTGCTCGCATTTCCATCGCCTTACGGCCAATAGGATGCCGCCCTGGCAAAACGGCGGAAGGACCGCAATATTTTCACGAGGTGGCTGATTGAAATAACCTGCTGACTCACTTTCCTACCTTTCTGGTTGCATCAGTACCCCCGCCAGGCAAGGAATCTTTTTGGGTATCTTGGGAGCGATTTTCTGTAATACAAATTCCAGCGCCTCTCCGGCATCTTTATCCAGGCAGATGCGTTGCAGCATTAGCTGCTCTTCCTCATTGAGGGCAATAAGAACTTTACCCATAATACCCACTCCTTTGCTTAAAAATTGGCTTATTTTTATTTTCCTATAAATACGGTTTAACAACAACATTATAGCTCGCTTACTCACCTGGATAAATAACTTGATCCCATCAGCCGGGTACCATATAATACAAGCAGAGGCATTGCCCCTCTATGTATAGAGGCTAAAGGTAGT
It encodes the following:
- a CDS encoding MFS transporter, coding for MYSPTVLIPFFYQKVLGFTPQKAGFLMMAFLAAMAITASFSGWLSDKIGYVLLTTSGLVLNGLALVALANINLQTPLTLIIIYIAVMGTSLGMFQSPNNSCVTGSVPKNKLGAATGISQLIKNLGMVIGITFSVAIFSSRMAGMPVEYNQAFVKSMGFVYYLAAVLSFAGAVISSRRSK
- a CDS encoding MFS transporter, which translates into the protein MNSVQWVTSVYLLTMSALLLIFGIMADAYGRRRIYNAGYFVITIFTLFCAFATSIGMLIFFRVLQAVGGSR